From the genome of Vitis riparia cultivar Riparia Gloire de Montpellier isolate 1030 chromosome 2, EGFV_Vit.rip_1.0, whole genome shotgun sequence, one region includes:
- the LOC117930294 gene encoding uncharacterized protein LOC117930294, producing the protein MSADANENAMGMKEKELAAVKINAADIDIIANDRMWEDCYDNECGNAENGEIIEHALQEELSRLAVDEAARFSHEVAKDLQASILPKGWPDQSMENYGFEHESGHEDIDGMGLSSSCSSLDEKSHNGEGWLYSLDLIDEHALDVEVGKILN; encoded by the exons ATGTCGGCCGATGCTAACGAGAATGCCATGGGAATGAAGGAGAAAGAATTAGCTGCTGTCAAGATCAATGCAGCTGACATTGATATCATTGCAAATGATCGCATGTGG GAAGATTGTTATGATAATGAATGTGGCAACGCTGAAAATGGTGAGATTATCGAACATGCTCTTCAAGAAGAACTATCACGACTTGCTGTTGACGAAGCAGCTAGATTTTCACATGAAGTGGCAAAGGATTTGCAAGCATCTATTCTTCCAAAAGGATGGCCCGATCAATCTATGGAAAATTATGGATTCGAGCATGAGAGCGGCCATGAAGATATAGATGGTATGGGACTTTCCAGTTCATGTTCTAGTCTTGACGAAAAGTCACACAATGGGGAGGGTTGGTTATATTCTCTAGATCTGATAGATGAGCATGCACTCGATGTTGAAGTAGGCAAAATATTGAATTAG